One part of the Desulfonema ishimotonii genome encodes these proteins:
- a CDS encoding cohesin domain-containing protein, with translation MGRALSFFGALLFILLCSMPQSHALSLKLVPDGTDPSGVTDTCLIDSENTDDFFNLNIRIEDVQDMTGFDFKLTYDSSVVTAESVVFGDFLESDGLTAEISHKEIDNVSGALDIGICYYSSDASLAPDGDGLLATIRFALEKQGGVSDITLAKAEIGDINSPPFLPVDIIINAKVTPVYTVTPSPGTGGTIRPSGSATVAIGQPYTVRIAPDDCYEIRDVIVDGVSQGILSRYTFPGDDSDDHQISASFGIRTFQISASEGEGGTISPTEVSVTCGEDQTISVRPENGYLIQNVLVNGKSVADGSDSDFALNNDRSATYTLENIRANYTITASFKVRVPGDVNKDDSADLQDAILILQVLSGTDTSGLTISTDGDVDGDGRIGMAEVVYILRKVAASSGEVST, from the coding sequence ATGGGTCGTGCGTTGAGTTTTTTCGGAGCGCTGTTGTTTATATTGTTATGTTCGATGCCTCAGAGTCATGCGCTGAGCCTCAAACTGGTGCCGGATGGCACTGACCCTTCCGGGGTCACGGATACCTGCCTGATTGATTCGGAAAATACGGATGATTTCTTTAACCTGAATATCCGGATTGAAGATGTCCAAGATATGACGGGGTTTGATTTCAAGTTAACATATGATTCGTCAGTGGTGACTGCGGAAAGTGTGGTTTTTGGCGATTTTCTGGAGAGTGACGGACTGACAGCTGAAATATCGCACAAGGAGATTGACAACGTGTCCGGTGCGCTGGATATCGGCATATGCTATTACAGTAGTGATGCATCTTTGGCTCCAGATGGAGACGGCCTGCTGGCGACGATTCGGTTTGCTCTGGAAAAACAGGGAGGTGTCAGTGACATTACGCTGGCGAAAGCGGAAATCGGAGATATCAACTCGCCGCCGTTTTTACCTGTGGATATCATTATAAATGCCAAAGTGACTCCGGTTTACACGGTCACGCCTTCGCCCGGAACCGGCGGCACAATCCGTCCTTCGGGATCTGCTACCGTCGCAATCGGTCAGCCTTATACGGTCAGGATTGCCCCGGATGACTGTTATGAAATCCGGGATGTCATTGTGGACGGCGTGTCTCAGGGCATCCTGTCACGTTATACCTTTCCGGGAGATGACAGCGACGATCACCAGATTTCAGCGAGTTTCGGCATCAGAACCTTTCAGATCAGCGCAAGCGAGGGAGAGGGCGGGACCATATCTCCCACCGAAGTCTCTGTCACATGCGGCGAAGATCAGACCATATCTGTTCGCCCCGAAAACGGCTATCTCATTCAGAACGTGCTGGTGAATGGCAAATCGGTGGCAGACGGGTCAGATTCTGATTTTGCATTGAATAACGACAGAAGCGCCACGTATACTTTGGAAAATATCCGCGCCAACTATACGATCACGGCATCTTTCAAAGTTCGTGTGCCGGGAGATGTCAACAAAGACGACAGCGCAGACTTGCAGGACGCCATTCTCATCCTTCAGGTCCTTTCCGGCACAGACACCTCCGGCTTGACGATTTCAACGGATGGGGATGTGGACGGAGATGGCCGGATCGGTATGGCCGAGGTTGTTTATATTTTACGAAAAGTCGCCGCATCTTCCGGCGAGGTATCGACATAG
- a CDS encoding InlB B-repeat-containing protein translates to MVFVRQRFYIAIIMFTIITVAGVSPAFSSPEVRFADTAIRVEGQNTIRVPVLISGFEGAGIKGFVLRINYDDTILKNGRCDNFETKSPPLEGPGDLSVALMSRLSIPADGTLLTLEFDHDAPLPDTLSFSFASPDDRTVLFKEGFVKVEAIYTNNPEVKVPPPPCSATCSVQTKIIGGEGTISPSGKRNFSCGDTQRYSFTPDACFKVRKVSLVDENSGYCKYSGSRSPYPFKCEQEDDGKDYILKVLFEREKKTLNIETIGSGEVYAILPDGEKKLGTSEKFPCGLPQTLKLVPSDHYELGEVLIDGAPPAVSEENTIPYTPNDDDQPHTLHVEFVQKQTTVHLTVVGNGAVSSPPGSADPIDLSEPFVIPPGQDGNFGFVPAPCYAIGDVVADGVSLGAVSEHVIPNDGKSHSLSITFAQKLVTLRITTEGKGALFDTSDMETPLGDAKEFPCGESQTLKLAPASCYEVSEVSLSGTALDVSTDNTITVPLEESDAEPHLHVVFSQKQITLRITTEGEGVLFDISNTETPLRDTKEFPCGESQTITLAPASCYEISEASLNDTPLNVSADNTITVPLEEKDAAPHLHVKFVRKQITIDITKDGEGDISDISPDTEATALGETGTFVCGLSRTIELLPAPFYKVGEVLLGDEPLDVSPNNTVIFTLTDKDEPPTLNVTFDRKQIPLNITIEGGSGSVYALPDETTPLNLSLPIKLYCGLSQSFKIIPDECYQIEEVRVNGNITELLPDDTLKHIPGDGPEDQEDTLEIRLVRKKFTISASVVGNAAIYPSGDYIVTCGTSVRYTIQHLYCDTRETLEDVWVDGVSVRSELTRTEDSAVVYEFDPVKKDHTIEARFSDTCSASARNGEILVDGRTCTLVPNPCYEIGVVKIGDVTITDRVVIEGGIGHFELEEGENSADIRVGFMRKSYPATAVAETGGIISPSGGSLLYCGTDYVYTIMPDNGYVLGDVLVNGDSVRSFLTTDPENGAYLYTFNCTGGEYRIEAGFSPKAYRFDVTASEGGNVDPSDSVSAAFGSSRTVTIEPADCYRIDDVLLDGNSVRDMLTFTGDVARFTLNQISADHTLEIFFALESYTVTVSAGQGGIITSDLSLTAVCGADRTFEVTPQSGWRIADVRVDGQSVMSDPVADGESFQFSLYQIHADHLIEAEFALVPSSEPENHSPEISGTPSDSVTVGVAYKIFTPEASDPDGDSFSFSIVNKPDWAEFDPETGTLSGTPSSEDVGKPAKDIVITVTDSQGLSAALPAFELIVKDAPNPSEDAPKSSGGGGGGGCFIQTISQPWG, encoded by the coding sequence ATGGTTTTTGTTCGGCAGAGGTTTTATATCGCCATCATCATGTTTACGATCATCACCGTAGCCGGCGTGTCGCCGGCATTTTCATCGCCGGAGGTCAGATTTGCTGATACCGCGATACGGGTAGAAGGCCAAAATACGATCCGGGTGCCGGTCCTCATTTCCGGCTTTGAAGGCGCTGGCATAAAGGGCTTTGTGTTACGGATAAATTACGATGATACGATTCTGAAAAACGGGCGCTGTGACAATTTTGAGACGAAATCGCCGCCGCTCGAAGGCCCCGGCGATCTTTCGGTTGCCCTCATGTCCCGTCTTTCCATTCCGGCGGATGGGACGCTGCTTACCCTTGAATTTGACCATGATGCTCCGCTTCCCGACACCCTTTCCTTCAGCTTTGCAAGCCCCGATGACAGAACCGTTCTGTTCAAAGAGGGGTTTGTCAAAGTCGAAGCGATTTATACCAACAACCCAGAAGTTAAGGTTCCACCGCCCCCGTGTTCGGCTACCTGTTCTGTTCAGACGAAAATTATCGGAGGAGAGGGTACGATTTCACCGTCGGGTAAACGCAATTTTTCCTGCGGGGATACGCAACGCTACAGCTTTACCCCGGATGCCTGTTTCAAGGTCAGAAAGGTATCTCTGGTCGATGAAAATTCGGGCTATTGTAAGTATTCGGGTAGTCGGAGTCCTTACCCGTTTAAATGTGAGCAGGAAGATGACGGGAAAGATTATATTCTCAAAGTGCTGTTTGAACGGGAGAAGAAGACGCTTAATATTGAGACGATAGGTAGTGGCGAGGTTTATGCAATCCTGCCGGATGGTGAAAAAAAACTTGGCACATCTGAAAAATTTCCCTGTGGTCTGCCCCAGACGCTGAAACTGGTTCCGTCCGACCACTATGAACTCGGAGAAGTGCTTATAGACGGTGCCCCTCCGGCTGTTTCCGAGGAAAACACCATTCCATACACACCAAATGATGACGATCAGCCACACACTCTTCATGTGGAATTTGTGCAAAAGCAGACAACGGTACATCTGACAGTTGTCGGCAACGGCGCTGTCTCTTCCCCGCCCGGTTCCGCCGATCCGATTGATCTTTCAGAACCGTTTGTGATTCCACCCGGACAGGACGGAAATTTCGGGTTCGTTCCCGCTCCCTGTTACGCAATCGGAGATGTCGTTGCGGACGGCGTGTCTCTGGGGGCTGTATCCGAACACGTCATACCGAATGACGGAAAATCGCATAGCCTGAGCATTACGTTTGCCCAAAAGCTGGTGACACTCCGCATCACGACAGAAGGGAAGGGCGCTCTTTTTGACACATCGGACATGGAGACGCCTCTCGGCGACGCAAAAGAGTTTCCCTGCGGCGAGTCTCAGACCCTGAAACTGGCTCCGGCCTCATGTTACGAAGTCTCCGAAGTATCTTTGTCCGGGACGGCTCTTGACGTTTCCACGGACAACACCATCACAGTCCCATTGGAAGAATCAGACGCGGAACCTCATCTGCATGTTGTGTTTTCGCAGAAGCAGATAACACTCCGCATCACGACAGAAGGGGAGGGTGTTCTTTTTGACATATCGAATACGGAGACGCCTCTCCGCGACACGAAGGAATTCCCTTGCGGCGAGTCTCAGACCATAACACTGGCTCCGGCCTCATGTTACGAAATCTCCGAAGCATCTTTGAACGACACACCTCTCAATGTTTCCGCAGACAACACCATCACAGTCCCATTGGAAGAAAAAGACGCAGCGCCTCATCTGCATGTTAAGTTTGTGCGAAAGCAGATAACGATTGACATCACAAAAGACGGAGAGGGTGATATTTCTGACATATCGCCGGACACAGAGGCGACGGCTCTGGGGGAAACCGGCACATTTGTCTGCGGCCTGTCCCGGACCATCGAACTGCTCCCGGCCCCGTTTTATAAAGTCGGGGAGGTACTATTAGGCGACGAGCCTCTTGATGTTTCCCCGAACAACACCGTCATATTCACGTTGACGGATAAAGACGAGCCACCCACCCTGAATGTCACATTTGACCGGAAACAGATACCGCTCAATATCACTATCGAAGGCGGGAGCGGTTCTGTGTATGCCCTGCCGGATGAAACCACACCGCTCAATCTTTCTCTTCCGATAAAGCTTTACTGCGGCCTGTCACAGTCTTTCAAAATCATCCCGGATGAATGCTACCAAATCGAAGAAGTGAGGGTGAATGGCAATATCACGGAACTCCTGCCGGATGATACTCTGAAACACATTCCCGGAGATGGGCCGGAGGATCAGGAAGACACCCTGGAAATCCGGCTGGTGCGCAAAAAATTTACCATCAGCGCAAGCGTCGTGGGAAACGCGGCCATTTATCCGTCAGGCGACTATATTGTCACCTGCGGCACAAGTGTGCGGTACACCATTCAGCATCTCTATTGCGACACCCGGGAAACGCTGGAAGACGTGTGGGTGGACGGTGTATCGGTCCGTTCCGAACTGACCCGGACTGAGGACAGCGCCGTTGTATATGAATTTGACCCGGTAAAAAAAGACCACACCATCGAGGCCCGCTTTTCAGATACCTGCTCGGCTTCTGCCCGGAACGGGGAGATTCTCGTTGATGGGAGAACCTGCACCCTTGTGCCGAATCCGTGTTATGAAATCGGTGTGGTGAAGATCGGTGATGTGACCATAACGGACCGCGTTGTCATCGAAGGAGGGATCGGCCATTTTGAGCTGGAAGAGGGGGAAAACAGTGCGGATATCCGGGTCGGCTTTATGCGGAAAAGCTACCCGGCAACGGCTGTTGCCGAAACAGGGGGCATCATCTCGCCTTCGGGAGGCTCCCTGCTCTACTGCGGAACGGATTATGTTTATACCATCATGCCGGACAATGGCTATGTACTCGGTGATGTTCTGGTGAACGGCGATTCTGTCAGATCGTTCCTGACAACGGACCCTGAAAACGGTGCGTATCTTTACACCTTCAACTGCACGGGCGGGGAATATCGGATCGAAGCCGGTTTCAGCCCGAAGGCGTATCGGTTTGACGTGACGGCGTCGGAGGGCGGAAATGTTGATCCGTCCGATTCGGTTTCCGCCGCATTTGGTTCATCCCGGACAGTTACAATCGAACCGGCGGACTGTTACCGGATCGACGATGTCCTGCTGGACGGCAATTCGGTTCGGGACATGCTGACGTTCACGGGGGATGTTGCCCGGTTTACGCTGAATCAGATCAGCGCCGATCATACGCTGGAAATATTTTTTGCCCTCGAATCCTATACCGTGACAGTATCGGCAGGCCAGGGCGGGATAATCACTTCCGACCTTTCCCTGACAGCCGTGTGCGGCGCGGATCGGACCTTTGAGGTGACGCCGCAATCGGGATGGCGCATTGCGGATGTCCGGGTGGACGGGCAGTCTGTCATGTCCGACCCGGTGGCGGACGGCGAATCTTTCCAGTTCTCCCTGTACCAGATTCACGCCGATCATCTCATTGAGGCGGAGTTTGCGCTTGTTCCCTCTTCGGAGCCTGAAAACCACAGTCCCGAGATTTCCGGGACGCCGTCCGACAGCGTAACGGTAGGGGTAGCCTATAAAATTTTCACGCCTGAAGCCAGCGATCCCGATGGCGATTCGTTCTCCTTTTCCATTGTCAATAAACCGGACTGGGCGGAGTTTGATCCTGAAACCGGAACCTTGAGCGGCACGCCTTCGTCGGAAGATGTGGGCAAGCCAGCAAAGGATATTGTCATTACTGTCACCGACTCACAGGGGCTGAGCGCTGCCCTTCCGGCTTTTGAACTGATTGTCAAAGATGCTCCCAATCCATCTGAGGATGCTCCCAAGTCATCCGGTGGCGGTGGAGGCGGCGGATGTTTTATTCAGACGATATCGCAGCCCTGGGGGTAA
- a CDS encoding leucine-rich repeat domain-containing protein gives MNFRTIRHFLISFFLAVLCLLTVCPAGFGADTLYFPHVACQDLWQTEVTLFNTHESDGLTGTLTAYDNSGEVVSENDLTLEPSERLQMNVADEFSNAPEIGYMKFEVTSGSAAGYLKFYTEGRYRVALPAVSEVSGGDIHVPHIASNDEWWTGFGLVNTTDSDKTLTMAFDDGTTREIFLEAGAHDSFTLSDLFDGAAQPDIASAVIENGAGVIGLELFGSSSGSGGNYLSGILLTHETSSRLCFSHVASNEKWWTGIVVYNTSDQTGQLDFVPYREDGTPLTAQSVSIDPRGKYMGTVKDLDFPAETAWFQVSASVPVTGFELFGTQDQNQMAGYTCVNISRSSGGFGKLETGGWTGIAFVNTAEESADITLSAYDDGGNLVTQETMTMAPHEKAVALAAAFFEEDISGATCIRYTADRQIVGFQLNGDDTDMLLDALPASTLVPMAVAVTGSCAYQVSADNTVFTASGGSGDIRMTASDYCDWTADSDADWIVFTSAVSGIGDGIISYDVAPNPNTSLRTAVIAIAGMTISVSQSGAAVPDDNDDEIPVEFSDSVLESAVREAIGKPQGTLLMSDLATLSRLEIKDRNLTDLDGIQYCTALTALNLGLNSISDLSPLAGLGGLEELDLQWNQVTDLSPLGGLSNLERLILDGNTLSDLSPLGGLGNLSLLSLNWTKITSLDAVSNLDDMTSLTAKINGISDMNALSSLTGLTELDLSWNDISDISGLADLSGLTRLILKGNEIEDISALAGLDQLQYLDLSYNKIIQIGPLVTNTGIDDGDEVHLEVNLLDETSCGADIPELESRGVTVVSSCAN, from the coding sequence ATGAATTTCCGAACAATCAGACATTTCCTTATTTCGTTTTTTCTGGCCGTGTTATGCCTGCTGACGGTCTGTCCTGCCGGCTTCGGGGCGGACACCTTGTACTTCCCCCATGTGGCCTGTCAGGATCTGTGGCAGACCGAGGTCACACTCTTCAACACCCATGAGAGCGACGGCCTGACCGGAACGCTTACGGCGTATGATAATTCCGGGGAGGTCGTTTCGGAAAATGACCTGACGCTGGAACCGTCTGAGCGCCTTCAGATGAATGTGGCCGATGAATTTTCCAACGCCCCGGAAATCGGATACATGAAATTTGAAGTCACTTCGGGCTCCGCCGCCGGGTATCTGAAATTTTATACCGAAGGCCGGTATCGCGTGGCCCTGCCTGCCGTGTCCGAAGTTTCCGGCGGCGACATCCATGTCCCCCACATCGCATCGAACGATGAGTGGTGGACCGGCTTTGGCCTCGTCAACACGACAGATTCGGACAAAACGCTGACGATGGCCTTTGACGACGGAACAACGCGGGAGATCTTCCTTGAAGCGGGCGCTCACGATTCGTTTACGCTGAGCGATCTGTTTGACGGCGCGGCACAGCCCGACATCGCATCCGCCGTCATTGAGAACGGAGCGGGGGTCATCGGGCTTGAACTGTTCGGCAGCAGCTCCGGTTCCGGGGGAAATTACCTGAGCGGTATCCTGCTGACGCATGAGACCTCGTCCCGGCTTTGTTTTTCCCATGTGGCCAGTAACGAAAAGTGGTGGACCGGGATTGTGGTTTATAACACATCCGACCAGACCGGTCAGTTGGACTTCGTCCCCTACCGGGAAGACGGTACGCCGCTGACGGCTCAGTCCGTCAGCATTGACCCACGGGGAAAATATATGGGAACTGTGAAAGATCTTGATTTCCCGGCGGAGACGGCCTGGTTTCAGGTTTCAGCCTCAGTGCCGGTGACCGGGTTTGAGCTGTTCGGTACACAGGATCAGAACCAGATGGCCGGGTACACCTGTGTGAATATCAGCAGGTCATCCGGGGGATTCGGAAAACTGGAAACGGGCGGCTGGACCGGCATCGCCTTTGTGAACACGGCAGAGGAATCTGCCGACATCACCCTGAGTGCGTATGACGATGGCGGAAACCTGGTGACACAGGAAACGATGACAATGGCCCCCCACGAAAAGGCAGTGGCGCTGGCGGCGGCTTTTTTTGAAGAAGATATCTCCGGCGCAACCTGCATCCGATACACCGCCGATCGCCAGATTGTCGGGTTTCAGTTGAACGGCGATGACACGGACATGCTTCTGGACGCACTGCCCGCTTCGACCCTTGTGCCGATGGCCGTGGCCGTGACTGGCTCGTGTGCGTATCAGGTCAGTGCGGACAACACCGTTTTCACCGCATCCGGCGGGAGCGGAGATATCCGTATGACCGCATCTGATTACTGTGACTGGACAGCGGATTCCGATGCGGACTGGATTGTGTTCACATCGGCTGTGAGCGGAATCGGTGATGGCATTATCTCCTACGATGTGGCCCCGAATCCGAACACTTCGCTGCGGACGGCAGTGATTGCCATTGCCGGTATGACCATATCCGTCAGCCAGTCCGGAGCGGCTGTGCCGGATGACAATGATGATGAGATTCCGGTTGAATTTTCAGACAGCGTTCTGGAGTCCGCTGTCCGGGAGGCGATCGGCAAGCCGCAGGGGACGCTCCTGATGTCGGATCTGGCAACCCTTTCCCGGCTGGAAATCAAAGACCGCAATCTCACCGATCTGGACGGTATTCAGTACTGCACCGCTCTGACCGCTTTGAATCTGGGACTTAACAGCATCTCCGATCTCAGCCCCCTGGCCGGATTAGGCGGACTGGAGGAGCTGGATTTACAGTGGAACCAGGTCACTGACCTCAGCCCGTTAGGCGGACTTTCAAATCTGGAACGACTGATACTGGATGGAAACACCCTGAGTGATCTGAGCCCTCTGGGCGGGCTGGGGAATCTCTCCCTTCTCAGCCTGAACTGGACTAAAATCACCAGTCTGGATGCTGTAAGCAATCTGGATGATATGACCTCTCTGACAGCAAAGATCAACGGCATCAGCGACATGAATGCCCTGAGTTCCCTTACCGGGCTGACGGAACTGGACCTGAGCTGGAACGATATCAGCGACATATCCGGTCTGGCCGATCTGAGCGGGCTGACCCGTCTGATTCTCAAGGGCAATGAGATTGAGGATATATCCGCCCTGGCCGGGCTGGATCAGCTTCAATATCTCGATCTTTCCTACAACAAAATCATTCAGATCGGACCGCTTGTGACGAATACCGGCATTGATGACGGGGACGAAGTGCATCTGGAGGTCAACCTGCTGGATGAGACCTCATGCGGGGCAGATATTCCCGAACTGGAATCCCGGGGCGTCACGGTGGTGAGCAGTTGCGCAAACTGA
- a CDS encoding cadherin-like beta sandwich domain-containing protein translates to MKTVFRCSTFFLALVCLLVCGCAVNLPPVYEKDGKSYGWTGDMKEYFRDTWYDYYRCGLSYMNGEFYGEAAWAMTESLKRRGENNRRDRRMAKTYGMHFIDYFPFREKGIAYYYQGQYDDARRELERSIASYPSEKAFLYLDRVRKKIMDAEQRPLSTPILDVEFPSARTDAAGLMWTRDEQMPVVMRAEDPQYVSEIRLRGQPVFIEKSAQSVTAGESLRLEEGKQVVRVTARNLRGGSADRKFEMRVDRTAPVMTVEAIQPGVLLQGYLYDASGKLQLFADGQPVPVPDGEDVAFQIPPALCFGGVELVASDPAGNRTRMVVSRNMAASRLCLLASNSKSVGNDAAIPGGQPVPAIHLPGWRDGDTVFRENAEIEIHVRSRNRIAHVTVNGQVIPGRKGHALSFVRSVALKMGSNPVVVVVTDENGGTAEQTLEIVRKIPEAFQLKHRYGFTVFQFDQSETCNASARIYELFLSDILARHRFQVGLDRGLISFLSPHSPAMTSESGNTDRAILMGGIYQTRHGVEVAARLVETASSRILAAIDGYTENILAAVDGYTENTGQGGPESLSAKLSERLHRRLPMMKGRVVRVDGKTLVVEPENRMPGPQTFRSGWPVVIWQASESGDPRHGERAAVVGEAVLEKGDASEPVRAILQKGQCSASENYHVITR, encoded by the coding sequence ATGAAAACTGTTTTTCGGTGTTCGACATTTTTTTTGGCCCTGGTATGCCTTCTGGTGTGCGGGTGTGCGGTAAACCTGCCGCCGGTTTATGAGAAAGACGGAAAGTCCTACGGCTGGACCGGCGATATGAAGGAGTATTTCCGGGATACCTGGTACGACTATTACCGGTGCGGGCTTTCATACATGAACGGAGAATTCTACGGGGAAGCCGCATGGGCCATGACGGAATCCCTGAAACGGCGGGGGGAAAACAATCGCCGGGACCGGCGAATGGCCAAAACCTACGGAATGCACTTTATCGACTATTTCCCGTTCCGTGAAAAGGGAATCGCCTATTATTATCAGGGACAATATGACGACGCCCGGCGTGAACTGGAACGCTCCATCGCCAGTTATCCCTCGGAAAAGGCCTTTCTTTATCTGGACCGGGTGAGAAAAAAGATAATGGACGCGGAACAGCGGCCCCTCTCGACACCGATCCTGGATGTTGAATTTCCCTCAGCCAGAACCGATGCGGCGGGCCTCATGTGGACCCGCGATGAGCAGATGCCGGTGGTGATGCGTGCGGAAGACCCCCAGTATGTGTCGGAGATCCGCCTCCGGGGGCAGCCGGTGTTTATTGAAAAATCCGCGCAATCCGTTACTGCCGGGGAGAGCCTTCGTCTGGAAGAGGGGAAGCAGGTTGTCCGGGTCACTGCCCGGAATCTGAGAGGCGGCAGTGCGGACCGGAAATTTGAGATGCGGGTGGACCGGACCGCTCCGGTGATGACGGTGGAGGCCATTCAGCCGGGCGTACTTTTGCAGGGATATTTGTATGATGCGTCCGGGAAACTTCAGTTGTTTGCCGACGGCCAGCCGGTTCCGGTTCCCGACGGAGAGGATGTGGCATTTCAGATTCCGCCCGCGCTCTGCTTCGGCGGAGTGGAACTGGTGGCGTCAGACCCGGCAGGCAACCGGACCCGAATGGTGGTTTCCCGAAACATGGCGGCATCCCGGCTGTGTCTGCTGGCCAGCAACAGCAAATCCGTCGGGAACGACGCCGCAATACCCGGTGGGCAGCCGGTCCCGGCAATTCATCTGCCCGGATGGCGGGACGGGGATACGGTTTTCAGGGAAAACGCGGAGATTGAAATCCATGTCAGAAGCCGGAACCGAATTGCACATGTGACCGTCAACGGTCAGGTGATTCCGGGCAGAAAGGGACATGCGCTCTCTTTTGTCCGCTCCGTTGCTTTGAAGATGGGATCAAATCCGGTTGTGGTTGTTGTGACGGACGAAAACGGCGGGACGGCGGAACAGACGCTGGAGATTGTGCGGAAAATCCCGGAGGCGTTTCAACTGAAACACCGGTATGGCTTTACCGTGTTTCAGTTTGACCAATCCGAGACCTGTAATGCCAGTGCCCGTATTTACGAGCTGTTTTTGTCGGATATCCTGGCGCGACACCGGTTTCAGGTTGGCCTGGATCGGGGGCTGATATCCTTTTTATCTCCGCATTCTCCGGCGATGACTTCCGAGTCGGGGAATACGGATCGGGCCATACTTATGGGCGGCATTTACCAGACGCGGCACGGCGTCGAAGTTGCCGCAAGGCTTGTTGAAACCGCCTCTTCTCGCATACTGGCCGCCATTGACGGTTATACGGAAAACATATTGGCCGCTGTTGACGGCTATACGGAAAATACCGGACAGGGTGGCCCGGAAAGCCTGTCCGCAAAGCTGTCCGAAAGGCTTCACCGGCGGCTCCCCATGATGAAGGGGCGGGTCGTCAGGGTGGACGGGAAAACGCTTGTGGTGGAGCCGGAAAACCGGATGCCGGGTCCGCAGACGTTCAGGTCCGGGTGGCCTGTGGTGATCTGGCAGGCGTCTGAAAGCGGTGATCCCCGGCATGGGGAGCGTGCGGCGGTCGTCGGGGAGGCCGTGCTGGAAAAGGGCGATGCGTCAGAACCGGTTCGCGCAATCCTTCAAAAGGGACAATGTTCCGCCTCGGAAAATTATCATGTGATTACCCGGTGA
- a CDS encoding HD domain-containing protein, with protein MKCPGQDTQYWNKDAIYEVRCPECGKDVEFFKDDTARKCEHCGHRFANPKMDFGCAAYCKYAKQCVGDLAPELLAGQDNLLKDRVAVEMKRYFKRDFRRIGHATRVARYAERIAQTEGGDMAIILSAAYLHDIGIHEAERKHNSSGAVYQEQEGPPIARQILEKLGARADLIEEVCDIVGHHHHPRPEETLNFKVLYDADLITNLEEQHKEKPIAPEKLARLLQKAFLTPAGRKEAEGVLLN; from the coding sequence ATGAAATGCCCCGGTCAGGATACCCAGTACTGGAACAAGGACGCCATCTACGAAGTCAGATGCCCCGAATGCGGAAAAGATGTCGAATTTTTCAAGGATGACACCGCCCGGAAATGCGAACACTGCGGCCACCGGTTTGCCAACCCGAAAATGGATTTCGGGTGCGCGGCCTACTGCAAATACGCCAAACAGTGCGTCGGCGACCTGGCCCCGGAACTCTTGGCCGGACAGGACAACCTGCTCAAAGACCGGGTGGCCGTTGAGATGAAACGGTATTTCAAACGGGATTTCAGGCGGATCGGCCATGCCACGCGGGTGGCCCGGTATGCGGAGCGGATCGCCCAGACCGAGGGGGGTGACATGGCGATCATCCTGTCTGCGGCCTATCTCCACGACATCGGCATCCACGAGGCTGAACGGAAACATAACAGCAGCGGCGCGGTCTATCAGGAACAGGAAGGCCCGCCCATTGCGCGGCAGATCCTTGAAAAGCTGGGGGCCAGGGCGGATCTGATTGAAGAGGTGTGCGACATCGTGGGACACCATCACCATCCCCGGCCCGAGGAAACCCTTAACTTCAAGGTACTCTACGACGCGGACCTGATCACCAACCTCGAGGAGCAGCATAAGGAAAAGCCGATCGCCCCTGAAAAGCTGGCGCGCCTGCTTCAGAAGGCTTTCCTCACCCCGGCAGGCAGAAAAGAGGCAGAGGGTGTGCTGCTCAACTGA